From the Babylonia areolata isolate BAREFJ2019XMU chromosome 15, ASM4173473v1, whole genome shotgun sequence genome, one window contains:
- the LOC143290309 gene encoding pro-neuropeptide Y-like: MAGIVSLMLVGVTCQVELHPPVRPIRFRTPLDLKRYLKALNDYYAIVGRPRFGRSVDNVKGDSERADWVTQ; encoded by the exons ATGGCGGGGATAGTCTCCCTTATGCTGGTGGGAGTCACGTGCCAGGTGGAGCTGCACCCGCCTGTCAGACCCATCCGCTTCCGCACTCCTCTGGACCTCAAGCGCTACCTCAAGGCCCTCAACGATTACTACGCCATCGTGGGCAGACCCAG GTTCGGTAGAAGCGTGGACAACGTGAAGGGAGACAGCGAGCGTGCTGACTGGGTCACACAGTGA